One Chromobacterium paludis genomic window carries:
- a CDS encoding IS30 family transposase, producing the protein MASHYQQLCAEERACIMQMAAQGQSLRQIARLLRRAPSSISREIRRNSINPTAYDAAAAGRQARQRQRLPRRSRKLLPHNAAFLLVAELLRQGWSPQQIQGRLREHYPEDPAYHVSHETIYAAIYAMPRGELRKELIRCLRQGQDGRRKRSQGEDRRGKLPDMVSIHERPPEAEDRLIPGHWEADLIKGAGNRSAVATLVERSSRLVLLAKMPDASAASALEALTQMLNRIPEPALRKTLTYDQGKEMSRHKELTARTGIQVYFADPHSPWQRGSNENANGLIREYLPKGTDLSVHSQEELDAIAHRLNTRPRAVLGFKMPIEVFAEHLDAVIESRQAVKH; encoded by the coding sequence ATGGCCTCACATTACCAACAACTTTGCGCTGAAGAGCGCGCCTGCATCATGCAGATGGCCGCACAAGGTCAAAGCCTCCGCCAGATCGCTAGGCTGCTGCGGCGCGCGCCCAGCTCCATCAGCCGCGAGATTCGTCGTAATTCGATCAATCCCACCGCTTACGACGCCGCCGCCGCCGGTCGTCAAGCTAGGCAGCGACAGCGCCTCCCTCGGCGTTCTCGCAAGCTCCTGCCGCACAACGCCGCCTTCCTGCTGGTGGCTGAACTCCTGCGCCAAGGCTGGTCTCCGCAACAGATCCAGGGCAGACTGCGTGAACATTATCCTGAAGATCCTGCCTACCACGTGTCACACGAAACCATCTATGCCGCCATTTACGCCATGCCTCGCGGCGAGCTGCGCAAAGAACTGATTCGCTGCCTCCGCCAGGGCCAGGATGGCCGGCGCAAGCGCAGTCAAGGCGAGGATAGACGCGGCAAGCTGCCTGATATGGTCAGCATTCATGAGCGTCCGCCCGAGGCTGAAGATCGGTTGATCCCAGGCCATTGGGAGGCGGACTTGATCAAAGGGGCTGGCAATCGCTCGGCAGTGGCAACGCTGGTGGAGCGCAGCAGCCGGCTGGTGCTGTTGGCCAAAATGCCGGATGCGAGCGCGGCATCTGCGTTGGAGGCATTAACTCAGATGCTGAATCGAATACCGGAGCCCGCCTTGCGCAAAACGCTAACCTACGACCAAGGCAAAGAGATGAGCCGGCACAAAGAGCTGACGGCGCGGACCGGCATTCAAGTCTACTTCGCCGATCCGCACAGCCCCTGGCAGCGTGGCAGCAATGAAAACGCCAACGGCTTGATCCGAGAGTATTTGCCCAAGGGAACAGACTTGTCGGTTCATAGCCAGGAAGAGCTGGATGCGATAGCGCACCGGCTCAACACCCGGCCTCGCGCAGTGCTGGGTTTCAAGATGCCGATCGAGGTGTTTGCTGAACACTTGGACGCTGTGATTGAATCACGACAGGCTGTTAAACATTAA
- a CDS encoding DUF1484 domain-containing protein: MPSITRSSSHLAISLKNRHPARSRWLLHNQAPTHPPSLLAMTRLHEAFAALQEQLAGKDQAKVREPAARVAHVCHDIEQAVVESICHLAHGQLGLQSVIDLLACLGDDVRLPSSRIKELLEPLDKRMGESLTLLTRVL, from the coding sequence ATGCCTAGCATCACCCGCAGTTCGTCTCACCTTGCCATTTCCCTGAAAAACCGTCACCCCGCCCGCAGCCGCTGGCTGCTGCACAATCAAGCCCCCACCCATCCGCCCAGCCTGCTGGCCATGACCCGGCTGCATGAAGCCTTTGCCGCCTTGCAAGAGCAATTGGCCGGCAAGGACCAAGCCAAGGTCAGAGAGCCGGCCGCGCGCGTGGCGCATGTGTGCCACGACATCGAGCAGGCAGTGGTGGAGTCCATCTGCCACCTAGCTCACGGCCAGTTGGGTTTGCAATCCGTGATCGATTTACTAGCTTGCCTGGGCGACGACGTGCGCCTGCCATCCAGCCGCATCAAGGAATTGCTGGAGCCGCTGGATAAACGCATGGGCGAATCGCTAACCCTGCTCACCCGCGTGCTGTAA